TCCTTCCGCATCACCGGCGAGGGTCCGCTGACGGGCGTCGCCCTCCGGGCGAGCCCGCCGGACGGGGGGCCCGAGCGCGTGACGGCCCAGGAGCAGGGCCTGCTACTTCCCCTGCCCGAAGCCATGCCGGTCGGACGGGGGAGCCTGGTCCGTACAGAGATCACCTGGGAACCGGGGCGGGCGGGGGGGAGGTGGGAGTGGAGGTGGGCGGTCGAGGGCGCGGGGGGAGCGTGGAAGCGGGGGAGGAGGGTACATGGCACGGGCGAGGCGCAAGGGGGGAAAGCGCGAGCGGCCCGGTGGGCGGGCGGGCGGAGCGGCGAGGGTCATCCTGGAGCGAACGATTCGGATCCCCGAGCCGATTGAGGGGATCTACCGGGACGAGGTGGAGGCGGCGCTCGCCTGTGTGCGGTACCTGCATGACTTCCTGCGCGCCGCCGAAGAGGCCGGCACCGTCGGCCGGGGTCGGGACCGCGACAGAGACCGGGATCGGGAGAGAGACCGAGACCGCGATCGGGATCGCGATCGCGACCGGGATCGATAGGGCGCAGCCCCAGGAGGAGGAGCGAATGATGACCAGACTCCGGCGAGGGGTGCTCGTTCCCCTCGCGACGCTGGCAGCCGGCCTTGCCTTTCTGGGCCCCACCCGGGCTGAGGGGGCATCACTCCTGTATGCGCTGGATAGCAACCCGCGAACCCTCGATCCGGCCAAGAGTGACATCAGCACCGCCAACATCGTCATCTGGCACCTGACGGAGAGCCTGGTGGCCGCGGATGCCGACGGGACCATCCGTCCCGCGCTGGCCACCGCGTGGACCGTCAGCGACGACGGACGGACCTGGACCTTCCGCCTCCGGGAGGGGGTCCGGTTCCACGATGGGACCCCGTTTGACGCCGGGGCGGTCCGGTTCAATTTCCTGCGGCAGATGGCGCCGGCGCCGACGGGGCCGGGCAAGACCCTCCCGTATCTCTACGGCGAGTTCCTCGAGATCGTGGACCGGGTGGAGGCTCTGGACGCCCGCACGGTCCGTCTGGTCCTCAAGCACCCCTACGGTCCCCTCCTGAACACGATGGCCAACAACTACGGGCCGATGGCCTTCGTGAGCCCCGCCGCCTACGGCCAGGAGGGAGAGACGTACGGGAAGCGGCCGGTGGGGACAGGTCCCTTCAAGTTCGAGCGGTGGGTGGAGAGGCAGGAGATCGTTCTGGAAGCCAACCGGGACTACTGGGCGGGACCGCCCCGCCTGGAGCGGGTGACCTTCGTCATCGTCCCGGATGCCGCAGAGCGGGTCCGGCGGCTCCTGGACGGGGGAGTGCACGTCATCACCGACTTCAGCCCGCACGAAGTGGAGCGGATCGCGGCGACACCCACACTGGAATTCCTTCCGGTCGCCCGACCGCGCGTCGAGTACCTAGGGATCTCGAACCACCTGAAGCCGTACACCGACGCCCGGGTCCGGCGCGCGGTGGCCCACGCCATCAACGTGGACCGGACGGTCCTGTATCTCACCCGGGGGACGGCGATCCCGGCCCACGGTCCCATGCCTCCCGGGGTGGGCGGGTACGACCCGACGGCACGCCAGGCCTCCTACGACCCCGTCCGGGCCCGCGCCCTCCTCGCCGAGGCCGGTCTCCCCCAGGGCTTCCGGACGAGTCTGATGACCTACGCCTTCATCCCGGGCCGCCTCGAGCTAGGCCGGGCCATCCAGGCCGACCTCGAGAAGGTGGGGATCCAGGTGGATTTCATCCCGGCCCGGAACTGGGATGAGGTATATGCCGTCCTGGAGCGGGACATCCCGCTCCTCTTCACCGACGGCTGGACCGCGGACTTCATGGATCCAGACAACGTCCTGTTCACCCTCTTCTACTCCAAATCCCCGAGCAACTACACCAAGTACCGGAACCCGGAGGTGGACGCCCTGCTCCTGCGGGCCCGGAAGAGCGCCCGGGAGGAGGAGCGCACAGCCCTCTACCAGGAGATCCAGCGGCGCGTGGTGGGAGAGGCCCCCTCGATCTTCCTGAGCCACCCCTACGTCCTGGCCGCCCACGCCAAGACGGTCCGGGGGCTCACCCTGAACATGCTGAAGCGCCCCGTGGACCGCCTGCGGGACGTCGAGGTCAGCCCCTAGGTCCGGCGGCGCAGCGGAAGGGGCGGCGACTCCGCGGCGTCCGGATCACGCCGGACCAGGTGACTCGGCAGCCCGGGCCCTGCTCCCTGAGCGCCAGGTGGAGGCGGACGGTCGTCGCCCGTCCGACCCGGCGGGCGCAGGGAAGCGGGAGGAAGGCGGGCCGCCACGTCGTCCCCTGCCGGCTCGACAGAACGAGGCCCGGGACGAGCTCGGCCTCAAAGGTGACGACAAATCCGGCAAGCGGGCCCCGCCGGAGCCCGTGGAAGGTGACGGCCCCGGCCACGCGCGGCGGCGGGCCGACCCTCCCGCCCAGGTCCAGGTCCCAGATGACGGCAGGGGGGGCGAGACAGGATTCGTCATCCCAGCGGATCTTGTAGATCCGCCGGCAGGCGTGAGGGGTCCCTCGCCCCGCCGCACCCACCAGCCTGCGCCAGGGGGTAAGCACCTCCCGCGAGAAGGCGGGAAGCGCGACGGGAGCCACGAGGATCCGGAGGCGGCGGGGGAGGACCCGGCCGCCGGGTTTCAGGTGCCTCCGGCGCGCGCCCCGGACGATGGCCCCGAGACCCTCCTCCAGGCCCAGGTGGCCGATCGTCTCGGTGATCAGGAGGTCGGCCCGCTCCGGGAACCGGATGGCCCTGGCGTCCCCCTCGACGACCCGGACCCGCGATCCGACGCCGTTCTCGCGAGCCACCGCGGCTGCGACCGCCGCCAGGGCGGTCCGCTCCACGGCATAGATTCGCCGGGCTCCGGCCCGGGCGGCCAGCACCGCCAGCACCCCGGTCCCGCTCCCCACCTCCAGGACGACATCCCCCGGACGCACCGCCGCCTGGATCGCGGCGGCGAGAGCGGCCACCCGCGGCCCGTCCTCGAGCAGCACGCGATGTTGCAACAGGTGCGGAAACGGCTTGCAGATGCCTCCGAGGTCCACTTCGGCCCACTCCACCTGCTCCTCCGTGCCCATCTGGCACCCTTCTTGCCACGCGAGAAGCGTGAGGGCCCGGCGGGGGTGCCCGAGTTCCGGGGAAAGCTTAACTCTTCGAATTTCCTCTGGTACAGCAACCCGCCCCGTCCGGATTCGCGCCGGGAGATCGGGTTGACAATGGGGAGGGGATGCTTTAGGGTCGGCCTAACTTACCACGGAGAGGGGAAGGGGCAAACCGGCGCTGGCGAAGGGGCGGGAGGCCATGGAGAAGCGAGAGAAGGAGAAGGCGCTGGACGTCGCGATCGCGCAGATCGAGAAGCTGTACGGCAGGGGCTC
The window above is part of the Candidatus Methylomirabilis sp. genome. Proteins encoded here:
- a CDS encoding methyltransferase domain-containing protein: MGTEEQVEWAEVDLGGICKPFPHLLQHRVLLEDGPRVAALAAAIQAAVRPGDVVLEVGSGTGVLAVLAARAGARRIYAVERTALAAVAAAVARENGVGSRVRVVEGDARAIRFPERADLLITETIGHLGLEEGLGAIVRGARRRHLKPGGRVLPRRLRILVAPVALPAFSREVLTPWRRLVGAAGRGTPHACRRIYKIRWDDESCLAPPAVIWDLDLGGRVGPPPRVAGAVTFHGLRRGPLAGFVVTFEAELVPGLVLSSRQGTTWRPAFLPLPCARRVGRATTVRLHLALREQGPGCRVTWSGVIRTPRSRRPFRCAAGPRG
- a CDS encoding ABC transporter substrate-binding protein, yielding MMTRLRRGVLVPLATLAAGLAFLGPTRAEGASLLYALDSNPRTLDPAKSDISTANIVIWHLTESLVAADADGTIRPALATAWTVSDDGRTWTFRLREGVRFHDGTPFDAGAVRFNFLRQMAPAPTGPGKTLPYLYGEFLEIVDRVEALDARTVRLVLKHPYGPLLNTMANNYGPMAFVSPAAYGQEGETYGKRPVGTGPFKFERWVERQEIVLEANRDYWAGPPRLERVTFVIVPDAAERVRRLLDGGVHVITDFSPHEVERIAATPTLEFLPVARPRVEYLGISNHLKPYTDARVRRAVAHAINVDRTVLYLTRGTAIPAHGPMPPGVGGYDPTARQASYDPVRARALLAEAGLPQGFRTSLMTYAFIPGRLELGRAIQADLEKVGIQVDFIPARNWDEVYAVLERDIPLLFTDGWTADFMDPDNVLFTLFYSKSPSNYTKYRNPEVDALLLRARKSAREEERTALYQEIQRRVVGEAPSIFLSHPYVLAAHAKTVRGLTLNMLKRPVDRLRDVEVSP